The Drechmeria coniospora strain ARSEF 6962 chromosome 02, whole genome shotgun sequence genome has a segment encoding these proteins:
- a CDS encoding coatomer beta' subunit: MKLDVKRQLYARSERVKGIDFHPQEPWILTTLYSGHVYIWSYETQQTVKTFELTDVPVRAGRFVARKNWIVCGSDDFQLRVYNYNTSEKITSFEAHPDYIRAIVVHPTLPFVLTASDDMTIKLWDWDKGWKCVQVFEGHSHYVMGLAINPKDTNTFASACLDRTVKIWSLGSGSPNYTLEAHESKGVNHVDYYPHSDKPYLLTTSDDRTVKVWDYTTKSLIATLEGHTNNVSFACYHPELPVIISGSEDGTIRVWHANTYRFEQSFNYSLERAWCVSYQKGKQGVAVGYDDGAVVIKLGREEPAVSMDASGKLIWARHNEVVSSIIKGDASIKDNDPISLPAKDLGTCEVYPQTLTHSPNGRFVSVCGDGEYIIYTALAWRNKAFGSALDFVWASKENSNDFAIRESPMSVKVYKNFVEKSGGLDVGFQAEGLIGGVLLGVTGQGGISFFDWNTGGLVRRIEVEPKQVSWSESGELVAISCEDTCYVLRFSRDEYVEAVQAGQVEEDGVEAAFEVITDIAESVRTGEWVGDCFIYTNSANRLNYLVGDKTYTVSHFDKPMYILGYIQRDSRIYLADKDVNVTSFGLSLPVLEYQTLVLREDMETAAELLPSIPADQLNKIARFLEGQGHKELALQVATDPEHKFDLSLALNQLDIALGLAREADMEHKWKTVGDAALVGWDVGLAAECFTNAKDLGSLLLLHSSTGNREGLTKLATQAQESNAHNVAFSCYWLLADVDKCTEVLAGTGRLAEAVLFAQTYKPSLVVPLVRKWKENLEKGKRGRIAKLIGVPDEDEDLFPEWDAWLTAEHEGSTTGKATTGSAAHGGEEVEETAGMEETAETSAPSGVDESSATRAKELDEDEEEVAAKEAAEAAGEEVGAEEEEEE; this comes from the exons ATGAAGCTGGACGTCAAG CGCCAGCTCTACGCTCGCAGTGAGCGAGTGAAGGGCATCGACTTTCACCCCCAAGAGCCATGGATCCTGACGACACTCTATAGCG GACATGTCTACATCTGGTCGTACGAGACGCAACAGACTGTAAAGACTTTTGAGCTCACCGATGTCCCCGTCCGAGCCGGTCGCTTCGTCGCCCGCAAGAACTGGATCGTCTGCGGTTCCGACGACTTCCAGCTGCGCGTCTACAACTACAACACCTCGGAGAAGATCACGTCCTTCGAGGCTCACCCCGACTACATTCGAGCCATTGTGGTCCACCCCACATTGCCCTTTGTTCTCACCGCTTCCGATGACATGACCATCAAGCTGTGGGATTGGGACAAGGGCTGGAAATGCGTCCAGGTCTTCGAAGGCCACAGCCACTATGTCATGGGCCTTGCCATCAACCCCAAGGACACCAACACCTTTGCCTCGGCCTGCTTGGACCGCACCGTCAAGATTTGGAGCCTCGGCTCGGGCTCGCCCAACTACACCCTCGAGGCGCACGAGAGCAAGGGCGTCAACCACGTCGACTACTACCCCCACTCCGACAAGCCGTATCTCCTGACCACGTCGGATGACCGGACGGTCAAGGTTTGGGACTACACGACAAAGTCTCTCATCGCCACCCTCGAGGGCCACACCAACAATGTGTCTTTTGCCTGCTATCACCCGGAGCTGCCTGTCATCATCTCGGGTTCCGAGGACGGCACGATAAGGGTCTGGCACGCGAACACGTACCGATTCGAGCAGTCCTTCAACTACAGCCTCGAGAGAGCTTGGTGCGTGTCGTATCAAAAGGGCAAGCAAGGCGTTGCCGTCGGgtacgacgatggcgccgtcgtgATCAAGCTTGGACGAGAGGAGCCTGCCGTGTCCATGGATGCCTCGGGCAAGCTGATCTGGGCACGACACAACGAAGTGGTGTCTTCCATCATCAAAGGGG ATGCTTCCATCAAGGACAACGACCCGATTTCCTTGCCAGCCAAGGACCTGGGGACATGCGAGGTCTACCCCCAGACGCTCACCCATTCGCCCAACGGCCGATTTGTTTCCGTCTGCGGAGACGGCGAATACATCATCTACACGGCCCTGGCCTGGAGGAACAAGGCCTTCGGCTCCGCCCTGGACTTTGTCTGGGCTTCGAAAGAAAACAGCAACGATTTTGCGATCCGCGAGTCGCCCATGAGCGTCAAGGTCTACAAGAACTTTGTCGAAAAGAGCGGCGGGTTGGACGTCGGATTCCAGGCCGAGGGGCTCATTGGCGGTGTCCTGCTGGGTGTCACGGGACAGGGCGGCATCTCCTTCTTCGACTGGAACACTGGCGGCCTGGTCCGAAGAATCGAGGTCGAGCCGAAGCAG GTGTCTTGGTCGGAGAGCGGCGAGCTGGTGGCCATATCTTGCGAGGATACCTGCTACGTGTTGCGCTTCTCCCGCGACGAGTATGTGGAAGCCGTGCAGGCTGGCCAGGTggaggaagacggcgtcgaggcggcgttTGAGGTCATCACCGATATTGCCGAGAG CGTTCGGACGGGCGAATGGGTTGGCGACTGCTTCATCTACACAAACAGCGCAAACCGACTGAActacctcgtcggcgacaagaCGTACACCGTGTCTCACTTCGACAAGCCAATGTACATCCTCGGATACATCCAGCGCGATTCTCGTATTTACCTGGCGGACAAGGACGTCAACGTGACGTCGTTTGGCCTGTCGCTGCCCGTTTTGGAGTACCAAACGCTCGTCCTTCGAGAAGACatggagacggcggcggagctcTTGCCGTCGATTCCGGCCGATCAGCTGAACAAGATTGCGAGGTTCCTGGAAGGCCAAGGCCACAAGGAGCTGGCGCTGCAGGTGGCGACGGATCCCGAGCACAAGTTCGACCTGTCGCTTGCCCTGAACCAGCTCGACATCGCCCTCGGGCTGGCGCGTGAGGCGGATATGGAGCATAAGTGGAAGacggtcggcgacgccgctcTCGTTGGCTGGGATgtcgggctcgccgccgagtgcTTCACGAACGCCAAAGACCTCGGGTCCCTCCTCCTGCTTCATTCGTCGACGGGCAACCGAGAGGGGCTCACGAAACTGGCCACGCAAGCGCAGGAGAGCAACGCACACAACGTGGCCTTTTCGTGCTACtggctgctcgccgacgtggacAAGTGCACCGAGGTGCTGGCGGGCACCGGTCGTCTCGCCGAGGCGGTACTGTTCGCGCAGACGTACAAGCCCAGCCTGGTGGTCCCGTTGGTGAGGAAATGGAAAGAGAACTTGGAGAAGGGAAAGCGTGGCCGGATCGCCAAGCTCATCGGAGTGccagacgaagacgaagatcTGTTTCCCGAGTGGGACGCTTGGCTGACGGCAGAGCACGAGGGTAGCACGACCggcaaggcgacgacgggctcaGCAGCACACGGAggcgaggaggtcgaggagacggcAGGCATGGAGGAGACGGCAGAAACTTCGGCACCATCCGGGGTGGACGAATCATCGGCCACGCGAGCCAAGGAActtgacgaagacgaggaggaggtagCGGCCAAGGAAGCGGCCGAAGCAGCGGGAGAGGAGGTGGGAgcggaagaagaagaagaggagTAA
- a CDS encoding histidine kinase, whose product MRIAIREQLATLVIVAVLVSLAIVAVPTWIYVHNFVVDVESDALLLTASLKAARISSELQLTETLCKSIASRILLQESLVNFYNANSTDPFGLAEADLEGAMSTGGPTGLYQAKLYSRNSTGNPNGLLFVSGNGLGNQTKNIELPYLTPDGARANLSDTPYGYPPSLYPNITYLNLGYPNPFEPSTPAYAAIAFPDVWLSTNGGLILGPLVINESFALISMTIPIRSLRISRFILGYLTVIASANSLIAVQSSREGLGNTGMVLLLGPANPWGRFNASLPPTNDTYSPPYDDFAQSSVRFLLPPVPNRAQADRHMNRSFGDGGFSTQFPLSQYPALLDDYYQNSSQPNHADSILSATNEEGVPVAVGVARPQSTLVDWAVVVEKAEDEAYDPIIILRRILLGCVFGTAGVIILLVIPCAHLSVQPIRRLKYATEKSISPPGYEDSFDDDYDEENPSSGTYSQKSKKGLFATIRRRFEKRQRTVATAEVEAEARRHTFKIPGRVEDRKHFITDELTELTQTFNEMTDELLKQYTSLDEKVAERTRELEISKKAAEAANESKTLFIANISHELKTPLNGIMGMCAVCMEEDDIERIKQSLKTLYRSGDLLLHLLEDLLSFSKNQIGQQVSLEQKEFSLSYIKSQMLSIFDKQVRESMISFSVTFVSTDHGDADSGTDLHYQLEKTLPALGPPGMGRLKDMCLWGDQHRILQVLINLVSNSLKFTPVGGRVELRIKCIGELDQVGNEGSRSSSFGTTSVGRSRHRNSGGSTRSASSKTTNTTPTPMKGGTALSINPLDSRPTPHIRVRERSPTPPPANAKLFMFEFEVEDTGPGIPEHMQDKIFEPFVQGDLGLSKKFGGTGLGLSICSQLAKLMGGSIDLKSTVDVGSTFTMRIPIKYVKDCAASTTSSSTKSRPPSFASTDGDGQRVSVTKPAPVQKANGKANGKPNSKTNVLDKQPRLVGLSAPFFGTTPNSVHNKGYKTVAIDKTMANGTGDAKFRVLVADDNSVNVEVVSRMLKLEDVYDVTIAKDGQEAYELVKADMEKNQTFDVIFMDIQMPNLDGLQSTRLIRKMGYMAPIVALTAFSEESNIKECIESGMNEFLSKPIRRPALKQVLKKFATIIEEPELTSPVDAVLPDPPPPTAEPVAT is encoded by the exons ATGAGGATCGCCATccgcgagcagctcgccaccctcgtcatcgtcgccgtcctcgtctccctcgccatcgtcgccgtgcccACGTGGATCTACGTTCACaacttcgtcgtcgacgtcgaatcCGACGCCCTGCTCCTCACCGCCTCCCTCAAGGCCGCCAGGATCTCGTCCGAGCTCCAGCTCACCGAGACGCTCTGCAAGAGCATCGCCTCCCGCATCCTCCTGCAGGAGTCCCTCGTCAACTTCTACAATGCCAACTCGACGGATCCCTtcgggctcgccgaggccgatctCGAGGGCGCCATGAGCACCGGCGGTCCCACCGGTCTCTACCAGGCGAAGCTCTACTCCCGCAACTCGACGGGCAATCCCAACGGCCTCCTCTTCGTCTCGGGAAACGGCCTCGGCAACCAGACCAAGAACATCGAGCTCCCCTACCTCACGCCCGACGGCGCGAGGGCCAACCTCAGCGACACCCCCTACGGCtaccctccctccctctaCCCCAACATCACCTATCTGAACCTCGGATACCCGAACCCGTTCgagccctcgacgccggcctacgccgccatcgccttcCCCGACGTCTGGCTGAGCACCAACGGCggcctcatcctcggcccCCTGGTCATCAACGAGTCCTTTGCCCTCATCTCCATGACCATCCCCATCCGCTCCCTCCGCATCTCGAGGTTCATCCTCGGCTACCTGACCGTcatcgcctcggccaactccctcatcgccgtccaGTCCTCGCGTGAGGGCTTGGGCAACACCGGCAtggtcctcctcctcgggccCGCCAATCCCTGGGGCAGGTTCAACGCGAGCCTGCCGCCGACCAACGACACCTACTCGCCCCCGTACGACGACTTCGCCCAATCCTCGGTCCGCTTCCTCCTTCCCCCGGTCCCCAACCGAGCCCAGGCGGATCGTCACATGAATCGCAGCTTCGGTGACGGCGGATTCTCCACCCAGTTTCCTCTGTCGCAGTACCCGGCCCTTCTCGACGACTATTACCAGAACAGCTCCCAGCCCAACCACGCCGACTCCATCCTGTCCGCCACCAACGAGGAGGGCgttcccgtcgccgtcggcgtcgcccgtCCCCAGTCGACCCTCGTCGACTGggcagtcgtcgtcgaaaaggccgaggacgaggcctACGACCCCATCATCATCCTGAGGAGGATCCTCCTCGGCTGCGTCTtcggcaccgccggcgtcatcatcctcctcgtcataCCCTGCGCCCACCTCAGCGTCCAGCCCATCCGACGCCTCAAGTACGCGACCGAAAAGTCCATATCTCCTCCCGGCTACGAGGAcagcttcgacgacgactatGACGAGGAGAACCCGAGCTCGGGCACCTACTCCCAAAAGTCCAAGAAGGGCCTCTTCGCCACCATCCGGCGCAGGTTCGAGAAGCGGCAGAGGAccgtcgccacggccgaggtcgaggccgaggcccgcCGCCACACCTTCAAGATTCCCGGCCGGGTCGAGGATCGGAAGCACTTCATCACCGACGAGCTGACCGAGCTCACGCAGACCTTCAACGAGATGACGGACGAGCTGCTGAAGCAGTACACCTCGCTCGACGAGAAGGTGGCCGAGCGGACCCGCGAGCTGGAGATCAgcaagaaggcggccgaggcggccaacgaGAGCAAGACGCTCTTCATCGCCAACATATCCCACGAGCTGAAGACGCCCCTCAACGGCATCATGGGCATGTGCGCCGTCTGcatggaggaggacgacATCGAGCGCATCAAGCAGTCCCTCAAGACCCTCTACAGATCCG GTGACCTCTTGCTCCACCTTCTGGAGGATCTTCTCAGCTTCTCGAAAAACCAGATCGGCCAGCAGGTCAGCCTCGAGCAGAAGGAGTTTAGCCTGAGCTACATCAAGTCGCAGATGCTGTCCATCTTCGACAAGCAGGTGCGCGAGAGCATGATCTCCTTCAGCGTCACCTTTGTCAGTACCGatcacggcgacgccgactccGGCACCGACCTGCACTACCAGCTGGAAAAGACGTTGCCTGCGCTGGGGCCGCCGGGCATGGGCCGTCTCAAAGACATGTGCCTGTGGGGGGACCAGCACAGGATCCTGCAGGTCCTCATCAACTTGGTCAGCAACAGCCTCAAGTTCACGCCCGTCGGGGGCCGCGTCGAGCTGAGGATCAAGTGCATCGGCGAGTTGGACCAGGTCGGGAACGAGGGCAGCAGATCCTCCTCCTTCGGCACCACCTCAGTCGGACGGAGTCGCCATCGTAACAGCGGCGGCTCGACGCGTTCGGCGAgctcgaagacgacgaacacgacgccgacgccgatgaaaGGGGGAACCGCTTTGTCCATCAACCCCTTGGACTCAAGACCCACGCCTCACATTCGCGTCAGGGAGAGGTCACCAACCCCGCCACCTGCCAACGCGAAGCTCTTCATGTTCGAGTTTGAGGTCGAGGACACCGGCCCCGGCATCCCCGAGCACATGCAGGACAAGATATTCGAGCCTTTTGTCCAGGGCGACCTGGGACTGAGCAAAAAGttcggcggcaccggcctcgGTCTCAGCATATGCTCGCAGCTGGCCAAGCTGATGGGCGGCTCCATCGACCTCAAGagcaccgtcgacgtcggatCGACCTTTACGATGCGCATCCCTATAAAGTACGTCAAGGACTGcgcggcgagcacgacgtcgagcagcaccaaatcgaggccgccgagcttcgcctcgaccgacggcgatggccaACGCGTCTCGGTCACCAAGCCGGCCCCGGTCCAAAAGGCCAACGGAAAGGCCAACGGCAAGCCGAACAGCAAAACCAACGTGCTGGACAAGCAGCCTCGTCTGGTTGGTCTGAGCGCCCCGTTCTTCGGCACAACGCCGAATTCCGTCCACAACAAGGGCTACAAGACGGTGGCCATCGACAAGACCATGGCGAACGGGACCGGCGACGCCAAGTTTcgtgtcctcgtcgccgacgacaactCGGTcaacgtcgaggtcgtcagCAGGATGCTCAAGCTCGAGGACGTCTACGACGTGACCATCGCCAAGGATGGCCAAGAAGCTtacgagctcgtcaaggcgGACATGGAAAAGAACCAGACGTTTGACGTCATCTTCATGGACATCCAGATGcccaacctcgacggcctgcagTCCACCCGACTCATTCGCAAGATGGGGTACATGGCGCCTATCGTTGCTCTCACGGCCTTTTCAGAAGAGAGCAACATCAAGGAGTGCATAGAATCAGGCATGAACGAGTTTTTGAGCAAGCCAATTCGACGGCCGGCGCTCAAGCAAGTCTTGAAAAAGTTTGCGACGATTATAGAGGAGCCCGAGCTCACTAGCCCGGTGGATGCTGTGCTGCCGGATCCACCGCCTCCCACGGCCGAACCGGTGGCCACTTGA
- a CDS encoding glucose-6-phosphate isomerase, whose product MAPANSLPAWAELQAHRDSVGKNFVLKEAFASDPDRFDRFARTFESSGVSADILFDFSKNFVTQETLQLLVKLAKQAGIESKRDAMFAGKNINFTENRAVFHTALRNVSGVEMKVDGKDVMNVPGGVNDVLKHMKEFSGQVRSGEWKGFTGKKLTTIINIGIGGSDLGPVMVTEALKKYGAEDMTLHFVSNIDGTHVAEALKSSDPETTLFLIASKTFTTAETTTNANTAKSWFVEKTGGKGDISKHFVALSTNEAEVTKFGIDSKNMFGFESWVGGRYSVWSAIGLSVAIYIGYDNFHKFLSGAHAMDQHFRTAPLEQNIPVLGGLLSVWYSNFFQAQTHLVAPFDQYLHRFPAYLQQLSMESNGKSIASDGSAVKYTTGPILFGEPCTNAQHSFFQLVHQGTKLIPTDFILAARSHNPTSNDVHQKMLASNYFAQAEALMVGKTDDQVRAEGTKDDLVPHKRFLGNRPTTSILVGGTIGPAELGALIVYYEHLTFTEGAIWDVNSFDQWGVELGKVLAKKILKELDDKGNGEGHDASTSNLIGAFKKYAKM is encoded by the exons ATGGCTCCCGCAAACTCGCTGCCCGCCTGGGCCGAGCTCCAGGCACACCGTGACAGCGTCGGCAAGAACTTTGTTCTCAAGGAGGCCTTCGCCTCGGACCCCGACCGCTTCGACCGCTTCGCACGCACCTTTGAGTCGTCCGGAGTCTCGGCCGATATCCTCTTCGACTTTAGCAAGAACTTTGTCACACAGGAGACTCTTCAACTGCTGGTCAAGCTGGCCAAGCAGGCGGGCATCGAAAGCAAACGTGACGCCATGTTTGCCGGCAAAAACATCAACTTCACCGAGAATCGGGCCGTCTTCCACACGGCCTTGCGCAACGTCTCGGGCGTGGAGATGAAGGTTGACGGCAAGGACGTCATGAACGTTCCCGGAGGCGTAAACGACGTTCTCAAGCACATGAAGGAGTTTTCGGGCCAGGTCCGCTCCGGCGAGTGGAAAGGCTTCACGGGCAAGAAGCTCACGACCATCATCAACATTGGCATCGGCGGCTCCGACCTCGGGCCGGTGATGGTGACCGAGGCCCTTAAAAAATACGGCGCCGAGGATATGACGCTGCACTTTGTCTCCAACATTGATGGCACCCAcgtggccgaggccctcAAGAGCTCGGATCCCGAGACGACGCTCTTCCTCATCGCCTCCAAGACCttcacgacggccgagacgacgacgaatgcCAACACGGCCAAGTCCTGGTTCGTCGAAAAGACGGGAGGCAAGGGTGACATTTCCAAGCACTTCGTCGCCCTTTCCACcaacgaggccgaggtcacCAAGTTTGGCATCGACAGCAAGAACATGTTTGGCTTCGAAAGCTGGGTCGGCGGCCGCTACTCGGTCTGGAGCGCCATTGGCCTCAGCGTCGCCATCTACATTGGCTACGACAACTTCCACAAGTTCCTCAGCGGCGCCCATGCCATGGACCAGCATTTCCGCACGGCGCCGCTCGAGCAGAACATCCCCGTTCTGGGTGGCCTGCTGAGCGTATGGTACTCGAACTTTTTCCAGGCCCAGACGCATCTCGTCGCTCC CTTCGACCAGTATCTCCACCGCTTCCCGGCCTATCTGCAGCAGTTGTCGATGGAGTCGAACGGAAAGTCGATTGCCTCCGACGGCTCTGCCGTCAAGTACACGACGG GTCCCATTCTCTTCGGCGAGCCCTGCACCAACGCGCAGCACTCCTTCTTTCAGCTCGTCCACCAGGGCACCAAGCTCATCCCGACCGacttcatcctcgccgcGCGGTCGCACAACCCGACATCGAACGACGTGCACCAAAAAATGCTCGCGTCCAACTACTTTGCCCAGGCGGAGGCGCTCATGGTCGGGAAAACCGACGACCAGGTGCGGGCCGAGGGCACCAAGGACGATCTCGTCCCCCACAAGCGCTTCCTCGGCAACCGACCTACCACGTCCATCCTCGTTGGCGGTACGATTGGACCGGCCGAGCTGGGCGCACTCATCGTCTACTACGAACACCTTACCTTTACCGAGGGTGCCATCTGGGACGTCAACAGCTTTGACCAGTGGGGCGTCGAGCTGGGCAAGGTGCTGGCCAAGAAAATCCTCAAGGAGCTGGACGACAAGGGCAATGGCGAGGGGCACGACGCCTCGACCAGCAACCTCATCGGCGCCTTCAAGAAATACGCCAAGATGTGA
- a CDS encoding serine/threonine-protein kinase gad8, with product MSWKLTKKLKETHLGPLSAFSRSPSTSTITEKDDKAQQITSGATTPTTESAIAASEAMAQAPVVKPPKPGILVVTLHEGHGFSLPEQHRNAFVSQHQGSLSSSNAASVSGSVQPSSSQRAAGSYVNGSNRPHSSAGGFGPIPTNHGRISGKYMPYALLDFDKVQVFVNSVDGNPENPLWAGGNTQYKFDVSRVTELVIHLYMRNPAAPPGSGRSQDIFLGVARINPRFEERQPFVEDPKASKKDREKAAAEHAQRQKTDGQQGVEWVDVQYGSGKIKIGVEYVETRAGKLKIEDFELLKVVGKGSFGKVMQVRKKDTNRIYALKTIRKAHIISRSEVAHTLAERSVLAQINNPFIVPLKFSFQSPEKLYFVLAFVNGGELFHHLQKEHRFDVNRSRFYTAELLCALECLHGFSVIYRDLKPENILLDYQGHIALCDFGLCKLDMKDEDRTNTFCGTPEYLAPELLMGKGYKKTVDWWTLGVLLYEMLTGLPPFYDENTNEMYRKILSEPLHFSDVVPPAAKDLLGKLLNRNPDERLGANGSAEIKAHPFFHAIDWRKLLQRKYEPTFKPSVVDAMDTGNFDPEFTSEAPQDSYVDGPMLSETMQNQFQGFSYNRPIAGLGDAGGSVKDPSFVGSMQDKR from the exons ATGTCGTGGAAGCTCACCAAGA AGCTCAAGGAGACCCATCTAGGGCCGCTGAGTGCCTTCTCCCGATCCCCCTCCACCTCGACCATCACAGAGAAGGACGACAAGGCACAACAAATCACGTccggcgcgacgacgccgacgacagaGAGCGCCATCG CTGCCTCGGAAGCAATGGCCCAAGCTCCTGTTGTCAAACCGCCCAAAcccggcatcctcgtcgtcaccctGCACGAGGGCCACGGCTTCTCTCTCCCCGAGCAGCACCGAAACGCATTCGTATCGCAGCATCAGGGCTCTCTCTCGTCGAGCAACGCCGCCAGCGTTTCCGGCTCAGTACAACCCAGCTCATCCCAGCGAGCGGCCGGTTCCTACGTGAACGGCTCCAACCGACCACACTCTTccgccggcggcttcggACCCATTCCGACGAATCACGGCCGCATCTccggcaagtacatgcctTACGCCCTGTTGGATTTCGACAAGGTCCAGGTCTTCGTCAACTCGGTGGACGGCAACCCGGAGAATCCGCTGTGGGCCGGCGGCAACACGCAGTACAAGTTTGACGTGTCCCGGGTGACGGAGCTCGTCATTCACCTGTACATGCGGAATCCGGCGGCCCCTCCCGGCTCGGGACGGAGTCAGGACATCTTCCTGGGCGTGGCCCGCATCAACCCGCGGTTCGAGGAGCGGCAGCCTTTCGTCGAGGATCCAAAGGCCAGCAAGAAGGACCgagagaaggcggcggccgagcacgcGCAGCGGCAAAAGACGGACGGCCAGCAAGGCGTCGAGTGGGTGGATGTGCAGTACGGAAGTGGCAAGATCAAGATCGGCGTCGAGTACGTCGAGACGCGAGCGGGCAAACTCAAGATTGAGGACTTTGAGCTGCTCAAGgtcgtcggcaagggcaGCTTCGGCAAGGTGATGCAGGTGCGCAAAAAGGACACGAACCGAATCTACGCGCTCAAGACGATCCGGAAGGCGCACATCATCTCCCGATCCGAGGTGGCCCACACGTTGGCGGAGCGATCGGTGCTGGCGCAGATCAACAATCCCTTCATTGTGCCGCTCAAGTTCAGCTTCCAGTCGCCCGAGAAgctgtactttgtactcgccttcgtcaacggcggcgagctcttCCATCACCTGCAGAAGGAACACCGCTTCGACGTCAACCGGTCGAGATTCTACACGGCGGAGCTGCTGTGCGCGCTCGAGTGCCTGCACGGCTTCAGCGTCATCTACCGCGACCTCAAGCCGGAGAACATCCTGCTCGACTACCAGGGCCACATCGCGCTCTGTGATTTCGGCCTGTGCAAGCTCGACATGAAGGACGAGGACCGGACGAATACGTTTTGCGGCACGCCAGAGTACCTGGCGCCCGAGCTGCTCATGGGCAAGGGCTACAAGAAGACGGTCGACTGGTGGACCCTGGGCGTGCTGCTGTACGAGATGCTGACGGGGCTGCCGCCCTTTTACGACGAGAACACCAACGAGATGTACCGCAAGATTCTGTCGGAGCCGCTGCACTTTTCGGACGTcgtgccgccggccgccaaGGACCTGCTGGGGAAGCTGCTGAACCGCAACCCCGACGAGCGGCTCGGCGCCAACGGATCGGCCGAGATCAAGGCGCATCCCTTCTTCCACGCCATCGACTGGCGCAAACTGCTGCAGCGCAAGTACGAGCCGACGTTTAAGCCCAGCGTG GTCGACGCCATGGACACGGGCAACTTTGATCCCGAGTTCACATCGGAGGCGCCCCAGGACTCGTACGTGGACGGCCCTATGCTGTCGGAGACGATGCAGAATCAATTTCAGGGATTCAGCTACAACCGGCCGATTGCAGGACTGGGAGACGCGGGCGGCAGCGTGAAGGACCCGTCGTTTGTGGGCAGCATGCAGGACAAGCGGTAA
- a CDS encoding mannitol-1-phosphate 5-dehydrogenase, whose amino-acid sequence MGKKAIHFGAGNIGPGETAQPDAGPTLGRRAKGSRHSSLAAFADGTQGRGFVACFLHNSGYEVVFADVVDSLIDKINATPSYKVIEVGAEGTAESVITNYRAINSKTHEADLVEEIRTADIVTCSVGPNILKFIAPVIAKGINGRPNGSPLHVIACENAIGATDTLAQFIKDPANTPSDRLEDHHLRARYANSAIDRIVPAQDADAGLDVKLEKFFEWVVEKTPFEDVGIPDIKGINWVDNLGPFIERKLFTVNTGHATAAYHGYNRRKRTVYDALQDKEIMAEVRGALMETKNLIVSKHAIPEEQQAAYVEKIIKRIGNPHLEDAVERVGRAPLRKLSRKERFIGPAAELAERGQPIKFLLDAVEMTFRFQNVDDDEESKELATIMSEHSAEDVVTKVCGIQSGEKIYSQLVQCVKRVQDDSRED is encoded by the exons ATGGGAAAGAAGGCGATTCATTTCGGTGCTGGCAATATcg GCCCTGGCGAGACCGCTCAGCCAGACGCTGGGCCGACgctgggccgacgagccaAAGGCAGCAGGCACTCGTCGCTGGCGGCATTTGCTGACGGCACCCAAGGCCGTGGCTTTGTTGCCTGCTTCCTCCACAACTCAGGCTACGAAGTCGTCTTcgccgatgtcgtcgactCCCTGATTGACAAGATCAACGCGACGCCCTCGTACAAGGTCATCGAGGTCGGCGCAGAGGGCACGGCGGAAAGCGTCATCACAAACTACCGTGCCATCAACTCCAAGACGCACGAGGCGGATCTGGTCGAGGAGATCCGCACGGCCGACATCGTCACGTGCTCCGTCGGCCCCAACATCCTCAAGTTCATCGCGCCCGTCATCGCCAAGGGCATCAACGGCCGACCCAACGGGTCCCCCCTTCACGTCATCGCCTGCGAGAACGCCATCGGCGCCACCGACACGCTTGCCCAGTTCATCAAGGACCCGGCCAACACGCCATCCGACCGTCTCGAGGACCACCATCTCCGAGCCCGCTACGCCAACTCTGCCATTGACAGGATTGTGCCCGCGCAGGATGCCGACGCTGGCCTCGACGTCAAGTTGGAAAAGTTCTTCGAGTGGGTGGTCGAGAAGACGCCGTTTGAGGATGTCGGCATTCCCGACATCAAGGGCATCAACTGGGTCGACAACCTGGGCCCCTTTATTGAGCGCAAGCTCTTCACGGTCAACACTGGCCACGCCACGGCGGCCTATCATGGCTACAACCGCAGGAAGCGCACCGTCTACGATGCCCTCCAGGACAAGGAGATCATGGCCGAGGTCCGCGGTGCCCTGATGGAGACGAAGAATCTCATCGTTTCCAAGCACGCGATTcccgaggagcagcaggctGCCTACGTGGAGAAGATCATCAAGCGCATCGGCAACCCCCACCtggaggatgccgtcgaaCGTGTCGGCCGCGCGCCCCTGCGCAAGCTGTCCCGCAAGGAGCGCTTCATCGGTCCCgctgccgagctcgccgagcgagGTCAGCCCATCAagttcctcctcgacgccgtcgagatgACGTTCCGCTTCCAgaatgtcgacgacgacgaggaatcCAAGGAGCTGGCGACCATCATGTCGGAGCACAGCGCCGAGGATGTCGTCACCAAAGTCTGCGGCATCCAGTCGGGCGAAAAGATTTACTCGCAGCTGGTGCAGTGCGTCAAGCGTGTGCAGGACGACAGCCGCGAGGATTGA